The Delphinus delphis chromosome 7, mDelDel1.2, whole genome shotgun sequence genome includes a window with the following:
- the CMKLR2 gene encoding chemerin-like receptor 2 yields the protein MEDLEETLFEDFENYSYALEYYSPETDLEEKAHLGVVHWVSLVLYCLAFVLGIPGNALVIWFTGFKWKKTVTTLWFLNLAIADFIFLLFLPLYISYVAMNFHWPFGIWLCKANSFIAQLNMFASVFFLTVISLDRYIYLIHPVLSHRYRTLRNSLIVIIVVWLLASLMGGPALFFRDTLEFNNHTLCYNNFHEHDPDLTLMRHHILTWVKVIVGYLFPLLTMSICYLCLIFKVKKRSILISSKHFWTILAVVTAFLICWTPYHLFSIWELTIHHNSYFHQVLQAGIPLSTGLAFLNSCLNPILYVLISKKFQARFRASVAEILKYTLWEVSCSGTVSEQLRNSETKNPCLLETAQ from the coding sequence ATGGAAGATCTAGAGGAAACATTATTTGAAGACTTTGAGAACTACTCCTATGCCCTGGAATATTACTCCCCAGAGACTGATTTGGAGGAGAAAGCACACCTAGGAGTCGTTCACTGGGTCTCCCTCGTGTTATACTGTTTGGCATTTGTTCTGGGCATTCCAGGAAATGCCCTTGTCATTTGGTTTACGGGATTCAAGTGGAAGAAGACAGTCACCACTCTCTGGTTCCTCAATCTAGCCATCgcagatttcatttttcttctcttcttgccCCTGTACATCTCCTATGTGGCCATGAATTTCCACTGGCCCTTTGGCATCTGGTTGTGCAAGGCCAATTCCTTCATTGCCCAGTTGAACATGTTTGCCAGTGTTTTCTTCCTGACGGTGATAAGCCTGGACCGCTATATCTACTTGATCCACCCTGTCTTATCTCATCGGTACCGGACCCTAAGGAACTCTCTGATTGTTATTATAGTTGTTTGGCTTTTGGCTTCACTAATGGGTGGTCCCGCCCTGTTTTTCCGGGACACTCTGGAGTTCAATAACCACACTCTTTGCTATAACAACTTCCACGAGCATGATCCTGACCTCACGTTGATGAGGCATCATATTCTGACCTGGGTGAAAGTTATTGTTGGgtacctcttccctcttctaaCAATGAGCATTTGCTACTTGTGCCTCATCTTCAAGGTGAAGAAGCGAAGCATCCTGATCTCCAGTAAGCACTTCTGGACCATCCTGGCTGTGGTCACTGCCTTTTTGATTTGCTGGACTCCGTATCACCTGTTTAGCATTTGGGAGCTCACGATTCACCACAATAGCTATTTCCACCAGGTGCTGCAGGCCGGAATCCCCCTCTCCACTGGCTTGGCATTCCTCAATAGTTGCTTGAACCCCATTCTTTATGTCTTAATTAGTAAGAAGTTCCAAGCACGCTTTCGGGCCTCAGTTGCTGAGATACTAAAATATACGCTGTGGGAAGTGAGCTGTTCTGGCACAGTAAGTGAACAGCTCAGGAACTCTGAAACCAAGAATCCGTGTCTCCTGGAAACAGCCCAGTGA
- the EEF1B2 gene encoding elongation factor 1-beta, whose product MGFGDLKSPAGLQVLNDYLADKSYIEGYVPSQADVAVFEAVSGPPPADLCHALRWYNHIKSYEKEKASLPGVKKALGKYGPANVEDTTESGATDSKDDDDIDLFGSDDEEESEEAKRLREERLAQYESKKAKKPALVAKSSILLDVKPWDDETDMAKLEECVRSIQADGLVWGSSKLVPVGYGIKKLQIQCVVEDDKVGTDMLEEQITAFDEYVQSMDVAAFNKI is encoded by the exons ATGGGTTTTGGAGACCTGAAAAGCCCCGCCGGCCTCCAGGTGCTCAACGACTACTTGGCGGACAAGAGCTACATCGAAGG GTATGTTCCATCACAAGCAGATGTGGCAGTATTTGAAGCAGTCTCCGGCCCACCACCTGCCGACTTGTGTCATGCCCTACGTTGGTATAATCACATCAAATCTTACGAAAAGGAAAAGGCCAG ccTGCCAGGAGTGAAGAAAGCTTTGGGCAAGTATGGCCCTGCTAATGTGGAAGACACCACAGAAAGTGGAGCTacagatagtaaagatgatgatgACATTGATCTCTTTGGATCTGATGATGAGGAG GAAAGTGAAGAAGCCAAGAGGCTAAGAGAAGAACGCCTTGCACAGTATGAGTCAAAGAAAGCCAAAA AACCAGCACTTGTTGCCAAGTCTTCCATCTTATTAGATGTGAAACCTTGGGATGATGAAACAGATATGGCAAAACTAGAGGAGTGCGTCAGAAGCATTCAAGCAGACGGCTTAGTCTGGGGCTCTT CTAAACTAGTTCCGGTGGGGTATGGAATTAAAAAACTTCAAATACAGTGTGTAGTTGAAGACGATAAAGTTGGAACGGATATGCTGGAGGAGCAGATCACTGCTTTTGACGAGTATGTGCAGTCTATGGACGTGGCTGCGTTCAACAAGATCTAA
- the NDUFS1 gene encoding NADH-ubiquinone oxidoreductase 75 kDa subunit, mitochondrial codes for MLRIPVRRALVSLSKSPKGCVRTTATAASNLIEVFVDGQSVMVEPGTTVLQACEKVGMQIPRFCYHERLSVAGNCRMCLVEIEKAPKVVAACAMPVMKGWNILTNSEKTKKAREGVMEFLLANHPLDCPICDQGGECDLQDQSMMFGSDRSRFLEGKRAVEDKNIGPLVKTIMTRCIQCTRCIRFASEIAGVDDLGTTGRGNDMQVGTYIEKMFMSELSGNIIDICPVGALTSKPYAFTARPWETRKTESIDVMDAVGSNIVVSTRTGEVMRILPRMHEDINEEWISDKTRFAYDGLKRQRLTEPMVRNEKGLLTYTTWEDALSRVAGMLQSFQGNDVAAIAGGLVDAEALVSLKDLLNRVDSDTLCTEEVFPTTGAGTDLRSNYLLNTTIAGVEETDVVLLVGTNPRFEAPLFNARIRKSWLHNDLKVALIGSPVDLTYSYDHLGDSPKILQDIASGSHPFSQVLKEAKKPMVVLGSSALQRNDGAAILAAVSNIAQKIRMSSGVTGDWKVMNILHRIASQVAALDLGYKPGVEAIRKNPPKVLFLLGADGGCITRQDLPKDCFIIYQGHHGDVGAPIADVILPGAAYTEKSATYVNTEGRAQQTKVAVTPPGLAREDWKIIRALSEIAGMTLPYDTLDQVRNRLEEVSPNLVRYDDVEGANYFQQANELSKLVNQHLLADPLVPPQLTIKDFYMTDSISRASQTMAKCVKAVTEGAHAVEEPSIC; via the exons ATGTTAAGGATACCTGTAAGAAGGGCCTTAGTGAGCCTTTCTAAGTCTCCTAAAGGATGTG TTCGAACAACTGCCACAGCAGCAAGCAACTTGATTGAAGTATTTGTTGATGGTCAGTCTGTCATGGTGGAACCAGGAACTACCGTCCTCCAA GCTTGTGAGAAGGTTGGCATGCAGATCCCTCGATTCTGTTATCATGAAAGGTTGTCTGTTGCTGGAAACTGCAGGATGTGCCTTGTTGAAATTGAGAAAGCTCCTAAG GTTGTAGCTGCTTGTGCCATGCCAGTAATGAAAGGTTGGAATATCCTGACAAACTCAGAGAAAACTAAGAAAGCCAG GGAAGGTGTGATGGAGTTCCTACTAGCAAATCACCCACTGGATTGTCCTATTTGTGACCAGGGAGGTGAATGTGATCTGCAG GACCAGTCCATGATGTTTGGAAGTGATAGGAGCCGGTTTTTAGAGGGGAAACGTGCTGTGGAGGACAAGAACATTGGGCCATTGGTAAAAACCATTATGACTAGATGTATACAGTGTACTCGGTGCATCAG ATTTGCAAGTGAGATTGCAGGAGTAGATGATCTGGGAACAACAGGCAGAGGAAATGATATGCAAGTTGGCACATACATTGAAAAGATGTTCATGTCTGAACTTTCTGGGAATATCATTGACATCTGCCCTGTAGGTGCCCTGACCTCTAAGCCCTATGCCTTTACTGCTCGGCCTTGGGAAACAAG aaagACAGAATCCATTGATGTAATGGATGCAGTTGGAAGTAATATTGTGGTCAGCACAAGAACTGGAGAGGTAATGAGGATTTTGCCAAGGATGCATGAGGACATCAATGAAGAGTGGATCTCTGATAAAACCAG ATTTGCCTATGATGGGCTAAAACGTCAAAGACTTACCGAGCCGATGGTCAGAAATGAAAAGGGGCTTTTAACATACACCACCTGGGAGGACGCACTCTCTCGTGTAGCTGGAATg TTGCAGAGTTTTCAAGGCAACGATGTGGCAGCAATTGCAGGTGGCTTGGTGGATGCTGAAGCCCTGGTATCTCTCAAAGATTTACTTAATAGAGTGGACTCTGACACCCTATGCACTGAAGAGGTCTTCCCTACCACAGGAGCTGG CACAGATCTACGTTCCAATTATCTTCTTAATACTACAATTGCTGGTGTGGAAGAGACAGATGTTGTCCTCCTGGTTGGTACAAATCCACGTTTTGAGGCACCACTATTTAATGCTAGAATTCGAAAGAG ttggctccACAATGACTTAAAAGTGGCCCTTATAGGCAGCCCTGTTGATCTCACTTACAGCTACGACCATCTGGGAGATTCTCCCAAAATTCTTCAAGACATTGCTTCGGGCAGCCATCCTTTCAGCCAG gtcCTAAAGGAAGCTAAAAAACCAATGGTGGTTTTAGGCAGTTCTGCACTCCAAAGAAATGATGGGGCAGCAATTCTTGCAGCTGTTTCCAACATTGCTCAAAAGATTCGGATGAGTAGTGGTGTTACTGGTGATTGGAAAGTTATGAATATCCTTCATAG GATTGCAAGCCAAGTAGCTGCTTTGGACCTTGGCTATAAACCTGGGGTGGAAGCAATTCGGAAGAACCCTCCCAAAGTGCTGTTTCTTCTGGGAGCAGATGGAGGTTGTATTACTCGACAGGATTTGCCAAAGGattgtttcattatttatcaAG GACATCATGGTGATGTTGGAGCTCCTATAGCAGATGTTATTCTCCCCGGCGCTGCTTACACAGAGAAGTCTGCTACTTATGTCAATACTGAGGGCCGAGCTCAGCAGACTAAAGTAGCAGTGACACCTCCTGGCTTGGCAAGAGAAGACTGGAAAATTATAAGAGCCCTTTCTGAG ATTGCAGGTATGACTCTTCCATATGATACTCTGGATCAAGTAAGGAACAGATTGGAAGAAGTCTCTCCTAATCTTGTTCGATATGATGATGTCGAAGGAGCTAATTATTTCCAGCAAGCAAATGAGCTTTCCAAG CTTGTGAACCAGCACCTTCTTGCTGATCCACTTGTTCCACCTCAGCTAACAATAAAAGACTTCTACATGACAG